From Streptomyces sp. NBC_00683, one genomic window encodes:
- a CDS encoding carboxymuconolactone decarboxylase family protein, whose product MTGPFRYTSPVPPKSATGVVADVYAQLATDFGIKDATTFVVLSVSPPLLTATWALMRESLLAGQASRTGKEVVAAGVSLANRCPFCVHAHTVLLHATGDHRLAETILRGGEPDEPGHRRLLAWGKDMGTPQPFPVREAPEYVGTALAFHFINRVVSSLLSEVMLPGGAEKYRLVRSTAGRSLARTVRRELRPGDSLALLDTAGAAPQWAGDDTPVGTAYGALRTAAQLGAGLLSDEDAAFVRESVAGWDGVTPLPLTAALPDRAERPGARLALLAARAPYRITDEDVAAWRVPPFTDHCLVHLVAFGAMCAVERVEANLRTPAGEQA is encoded by the coding sequence ATGACCGGACCTTTCCGATACACCTCGCCCGTACCTCCGAAGTCGGCCACCGGGGTGGTGGCCGACGTCTACGCCCAGCTCGCCACCGACTTCGGCATCAAGGACGCCACGACCTTCGTCGTCCTGTCCGTCTCCCCTCCGCTGCTCACCGCCACCTGGGCCCTGATGCGGGAGTCCCTGCTGGCCGGGCAGGCGTCACGTACCGGGAAGGAGGTGGTGGCGGCGGGTGTCTCGCTCGCCAACCGCTGCCCGTTCTGTGTGCACGCGCACACCGTGCTGCTGCATGCCACCGGTGATCACCGGCTGGCCGAGACGATCCTGCGGGGCGGCGAGCCGGACGAGCCGGGCCATCGCCGACTGCTCGCCTGGGGCAAGGACATGGGTACGCCGCAGCCGTTCCCGGTGCGGGAGGCACCCGAGTACGTGGGGACGGCGCTGGCCTTCCACTTCATCAACCGCGTCGTGTCCTCCCTGTTGTCGGAGGTGATGCTGCCGGGTGGCGCCGAGAAGTACCGGCTGGTGCGGAGCACGGCGGGCCGTTCGCTGGCCCGCACGGTGCGCCGCGAACTGCGGCCGGGCGACAGCCTCGCGCTGCTCGACACGGCCGGCGCCGCGCCGCAGTGGGCCGGGGATGACACCCCGGTGGGTACCGCGTACGGCGCGCTGCGCACGGCCGCGCAGCTGGGTGCGGGCCTTCTGAGCGACGAGGACGCCGCGTTCGTACGGGAGTCGGTGGCCGGCTGGGACGGTGTCACGCCCCTGCCCCTGACCGCCGCGCTGCCCGACCGGGCGGAGCGGCCGGGCGCCCGGCTCGCTCTGCTCGCGGCGCGCGCCCCGTACCGGATCACCGACGAGGACGTGGCGGCCTGGCGTGTGCCGCCGTTCACCGATCACTGTCTGGTCCATCTGGTGGCCTTCGGCGCGATGTGCGCCGTCGAGCGGGTCGAGGCCAACCTGCGGACGCCCGCCGGGGAGCAGGCATGA